The nucleotide window gggggcggggggcggaggcGGCTCTGTGGCTGCCTGTTTGTCTCCCCAAGGAGAAGTCGCAGGAGTTTGGCTGCGATAACAGAGGCGGGAGATACGGGGAACACAGGAGCTGTGTGCTCCTAACGCACGCGCccggcttccctggcggctcagatggtaaagaatctgcctgcagtgcaggagacctgggttcgatccctgggtcaggaagaacccctgcaggagggcatggctacccactccagtattcttgcctggagaatcccatagacagaggagcccgcgggctacagtccatggggtcacaaagagtcagacacgactgagcgactaacagttacTTTGGGACTGCAGCCTCTCCACTGCACCCAGCGCTGCCCCTTTTCAGAGGggcaccccctccccctccctcaaaGCCAGATGCTGACTCTCCTCCAGCCAAGCCCCGGGGTACCCTGGCATCATGACTGCAGCCCCATCTCTTCCCCACTTCCCCCCAGCCATAGCTACTGACCGCAGCCTCCGTCCTGCCTCCACCCCGCTCCACCAGTGGGCCCGGCCCAGCAGAGCCCCCTGGGAGGTGGATGCCCAGCAGATGGATGCAGCGCTCAGCCCGGCTCCAGGGACACGGCTGCCAAGTCAGCCCCCATCACCCTGGCTTGGCTCGTGGCCACGTGCTAAGCCGAAACCTCTACGCCAGAGGTGGGGGCTCCTCTTTTATCCCCACTTGACGGACAAGGACACCGCAGCCAGAAAGCCCAGGGACGTGCCTGCGGTCAGGCGGCCAGAGGTGAAACGCACATCCCTCTCTCTGAACACACACAAAGAGCCCGCACAGCCCCCCCGGGTCCATTTAGCTCAGGGCAGAAGGcagacagggagacctgggtgcTGGCTCAACTCAGAGACAGACAGAACCCATCCTGCATATCAGACACGGGCTCCTGTCTAGGAGAAGAGCCAGGCGCGTGAGGAAACTGGCCTCAGGATAGTGCCCCCAGGGCGCTCACGGAAAAGGCCAGGGCTGGGACCTGGCTGAGCCCCTATGGCCACTCGAGGGCCCGGGGACCAGGAGGAGTGAGTGTATGACCTATGACCCCTCGGGGGCCCGCTGACCGGGAGGACGCCGTGGAGTGAGCCCGTGTCCCCCTGAGGGCCCAGTGACAGGGAGGACCCCATGGAGTGAGCGCATGACCCCGGCTGCAGCCACACGCGCTGGGAAGCCGGCTGCCTGCATCTCCCCAGCAGGATGCTGAATGCTGGCACGTGATCCTCAGGTGACCGGGACACTGTCTGAGTCCTGTCAACGTGAGGATGTGAGGGGAAGCTCTGGCCGCAGCCCCTGCGCTTCTGAGAGCcgtccaggaggcctggggtgctggcGGTACCGGCCAGCAGGGTGCCCCGCCATGAACACCCCAGATGCCCACCAGGCAGAGTGCAGGGGCCCGCGAGGAGGCAGGCAGCAGGTCACAGGGCGCCCAGGGCTGCGGCGTGTCTGCGGTCAGACCCCAGGGCCTTCTGGAGGGTGAGCCCGGCAAGGGACGTCATCCCTCACTGAGCTCTGGAAGGTTCTTCCCCCACGTGCACGCACCTGTCCACGCAGGTATCGAGACGCAACCCCCTGCCCCGGCCGCAGACCAGCAGACAGAGCCGCGGCTGACGcctccctcctctgggcctcagggTCCCCTGCGGCGCCCAGCAGGCCTCACGGGGCCCCAGGCAGGACCGCAAGGGCCGGGCCTCCAGCCGTGAGGACCGcagagtggggagggaagggccCGTCACAGCAGCGGCCCAGGGGCAGGGAGCTCGGGCAGGCCTCACAGAATCCTATCGATGCCCCACCAGATGGACACTGACACCAGAAATGAGCAGAAATGCTTGATGAGAGAGTACTGTGGAGAACCAGGgtgagcttcctggaggaggccacaCCCAAGCTGGTCCCAACCCCACGTGACTCAGGACGGGGCTTCTTTCTCTAATCCAGGGGTTCTCAGCCGGGAGCATTTtgtccccccccccgccccgcgcaCCCAGGGAACATCTGGCAATGGCTGGAGACATTTGTGGCTATCATAGCtggggtggaaaaaaaaaaaaccaccagtGTGAGCCGCCTGGAGCTGCCAGAGCTCAGATGACAGGCTGGGGTTGGGCAGCCCTGGAGGGCCTCCTAGAGGAGGTGCAGGCCGAGGTGCTCAGCCAGAGACGGAGGTTCGTGGCCTGGGAGTTCTGAGTCCAGGGTCCCCTAAGCCTGGTCCACCCTGGGGGCTCCTGACGTCTCCAGGTGCCAGACCTTGGGTGGGGCACTCACACCTGTCAGGCCCTTAGATCCTTCCAGTAACCCGAGGAGGCCAGTGCTGCTAagatcccatttcacagaaggggagactgaggctcagagctaTGGGAGGCCTGCTCAGGGCCCTGGAGGTCACAGGTGGTGTAGCTGGGAGTCACACCCAGGCCGCTCCACCTGGAAAGCAGGTGCCCTCTCGGGGCCCCCAGGCCTGGCACCAACTCCCCTTGGCCAACACAAGCAGCACGTGTGGAGAGCCCTGCGCCAGCCAAGCCTTAGGCTGGGGCCCTGTCCCCGGCTCTCCCAAGAGACAAGACTTCTGTTTGTGGAATGGCGGAAGACTCAAGGTCAGACTGTGGGGTCCACGTGCCGAACCCAGCAGAGTCCAAAGGAGCAAGAAgctcaggagggcttcctggaggagagggtATGGTCGGGAATGGCCTCAGAGTGCTCCCTGTGGAAGCCCCCAGCCCAAGTGGCTGAGGCCACTTGGGGATAATGCAGTCGGGGTCTACCCCAGGCTGCACTCACATCAGGCCAGGAGCCCCAGTGCAGGCTGGAGGCCTGCCACCCCAGAcggccctgcccctcccaccgAGCTGCAGACAGCTGCGTCCCGATGCCTCAGGCCAGGCACAGCGAGCCTTCACCATCCTGGCGCACCCCCTGGCCCACGGCGAGGCCCCTCTGTTGGTGCGTGGTTCTCGGGCTCCCAGGGTGCCTGTGTTTCCCGTGGGGGGACAAGACCTTCAAGGGACCTCCGAGGAGGGTTTCTGATTAACCATTTGGCATCCTGTGTCGCCCAGGGGCAAGCCAGCCCTGGTGCCCACCCAGGCAGAGAGGCGCCTCACCACCAGTGCCGTGGAGAGGTTTCGGGGTGCCCGCTCCCAAGATCAGGAGCTTCAGTAAATACTCCAGCGTCTGCCACTTCAGCTGCGCCCCCACCCAGAGGACAGTCCGCTTCTTGTACCTCTGTACCCCCGCCAGCTTCCCGCAAAGAGCTAACGCAGCAATCGTGTCTGTCACCCTGCAGCCAGTCCTTGACGTTCGTTGTCTcgtccccccgccccgccccaggacCGAGGATGCACAGGGCAGCTCCTTCTGGGGGCTGACCAGGCACCAGGGCCCGCCCGACTGACCCCTGCCTGGCGCTCCCACCTCGGCCCAGGCCCGCGGCAAGTCCAGCAGGGAGGCTCGGCCCGACGAGCCGACAGCCCGCTGCCAAAGGCTTGGCCGGCAGCGGGAGGGGGCAGAGAGCTACCCGCTCAGAGAGCGCCAGCGGCTACTTTCCATGGAAAAAATGTCTTCAGACCCCCAGAGGCCGCAAGGCCCCAGCCCATGAGTCAAGGCTCTGCTGCACCACGGCTGAACCGCGTCCCAGACAgacggccccgcccccgccccccaccccgtcctGAGCCAGGCCTTGCCCCCCCCAGTCACAGCACGGGCCCCCTCCAGGCTGAGCCCCACCCCCGGGCACTGTGGCCCCTGGCCCCCCGGCCCACCCAGCCCCAGCGCCCCCTGCAAGTCCCCCGCACCCCAGGacgcccacctcctccccacagaGTGGGTCCCTCGGAGTGGGGCTGCTCGGGGGCGACCCTGGAGGCTGGCCCCCGGCCCTGGGCCCTTGCCCTCGGGCCTGGCACCGCTGGCTGCCAGCAAATGCGGGTTGATCGGAATCTGCCTTCCTCCAGGCCGGCGTCCGCCCAGCCTTgcctcaccaggcttctctgctacGCTCTCTTTCAAAACACACTTGGGAAGCAAATGCGGAGATGACAGCTAAGCCAGGCCACCTGTGCAGACCCCGGCGGGACTCCGTGGGGGTCAGGGCGTGTGCTCCTGGGGGCTCTGTAAGTGGTGGGAGGCCCTCCCTTCCCTGGGAGGGCCCTGCCTCTAGGGACTGAGGGCTCTGAGGCTGTGGCGACCTTGTCCCGAGGCCTGGCTCTGTTGAGATAGGGGAAGTCTCCGCGGAGCCCCTGGAATTTTGGAGGAGGGGGCCTCGTACCCTCTTCTGTGGATCCAGGGCCATATCAGCTCCTGCCGTGTTCCGGGACCCCTGGAGCCCCCATCCGGAGGGGCAGGGTCCTGACCAGAGCAGCCCCAGgcaggagggatggggtgggggggtgggggtggagtttCCTCCTCACTCCCACTCCAGTGCCCACGGTAGCTGGGAGCAGCGGACAGACACTGGGAGGGTCCCAGACATCTGCCCCAAGCTTCAACTTTGACTTTGCAAAGTGTGGGAGCCTGAGCGTGCTCAGAGAGGGGAGCCCTGAGGCCCGGGACACCCCCACagcccaggggaccttcccaacgaTGAGGTTGGAGGCCCAGCAACGCCAGGATGTCTCTCTGTCCCGGGGCTAGTGGCCCCCGACGCTCGGCAGGGGTGAGAGACACTGCACTGTTCCGAAGGGGCCCACGGCTGTGTCACATGGGCAGTCCTGTGTCCAGAGGCCCCTGGACGTCTTCAAACACAGGACACTTTGTGCGGGGCTCCCTTTGACCTTGACCTCTCTCCCATCCGTGGTCTCACTgtgccctcctcctgcccccaccccaagtcAGGCCATGGAGCTGAGGCCGGATGGCCCGGGACATCCAGAGCGGCGGACCCCGGCCCCTGCCCCCAACGCTCCTGCCTTTATGCAAAGACCCCACGGGCCATCCGCTGTCCTGGCTCGCAGGCCGGGAGCTTGCTGGGACCGACTTCATGTGGTGTGTGTCCCAGAACCAGGGCGAGCTTCATTTTTTCCCACTGACGTCACCCGGCACGGTTTGAATCCGAAGTGACTTCGAAACCCTCAGAGACATAACTGCAGTTGTCTTTGCAAAGTGGAATCAGATGGTTTTTCCAAACCTCCCcggcccctgcctcctccctgactccctctcaccctctctctcttttattatgTTCCTTGGACCTCGGCCAGATGTTTCCTGCAGCAGCAGCCCTCCAAAACGTTGTAGAAAGAGCGCGCGCGCGGCTTCCTGCCGCTCGGGTGGAAGCGGCGACGTGgcagggcgggggcggcggcCAGGCTGCAGGCTGGGGGAGGATTCGGTCTCCAGCCAGGGCCCGGGTCCCGACACATGGCCGGGGGCCCACAGGGCACCGGGGGCAGCGCCCATCCCCGGACacggggcctgggcctgggccagaGCAGGGCGTTAAGACCAGGCTCCGGGCACAGGCTGACCCCGGGGCGCTCCCAGCTCCGCGGCTCACACCCATGGTGCTCCCAGCTCCACGCCTCCATGGCACACGGGACCCTTCATGCCCAGCAGCCTCTGCCCAGGGCTGGCATCAGGGCCGCTGCACCTGGAGCAGCTCACCTGAACGCAGGCATGCAGGCCCACGGGGGTGGGTGGCAGGGCTGGAAGGAGGGCCAGCATCCGTCCCGGACGGAGGCAGAGGCCAAAAAGCAAGGGAGCCGCGGCCTGGACGGACCCAGCGTCCGGGACCGAGGCCCGAGGCCCGTCTGGGGAAACTGGCACACAGGGGCCCCCAGAGGGAAGGCCAGGCCTCCGCGATCTCCTGGACGCCACCAGAGCCTTAGCACAGGCAGCTCGGAGCTTCTGCTGAGCTGAGGGGGTACCCAGAGACCCTGCAGCCCCGCCCAGCCCCCGCCCCAGACAAGGCAGAACCCGCACGCGTGCACACGGAGCCCCGTCTTCCCAGCAGCCCCACCCTTGTCCTAGGTGCCTCCAGGTTCAGAATGGGGGGGGGGGCCAAGGCTGTGCCCCCGCCTCGGTCAGCAGGAGCCCCACTCAGGGAGGATCATCCCCCCCAACCAGAAACAGTTCGGTTCTTCCCAGGGAGTGTAGGATGCCACGCAGATGCCCTGTGGGCAGAGTTGAGAACATGGATGGGAAAGAGGAATCAAGGTCAAAGGGAGCCCCCGCAAAGCGTCCCAGTGTCTGAAGACGTCCTACAGGGGCCTCTGGACACAAGACCACCCACATGACTCAGAAGGGACGGGGACCCGCCCCCTGCCTCAGGGCCAGTCAACAGGGAGGCTGACCCTGCCCCCCGGGGCTCCAGACCCGCCCCCTAGGCTCCCAGGATCCGCTGGAGGGACTTGCAGAACTCAGCCAAGCCTCCGTGCTCACAGTTAAGGTTTATTAGCCCAAAAGGACAGATAAAAACCAGcccggggagggggggtggtCCCAGGGACACCAGGCACCGGCCCCTCCTGGGGGACGTGTGACATCACAGGGGGTgccagccagggaagcccccctgagCTTTGGTGCCCAGATCTCCTTGGAGGTGGGTCACGAAGACAAGCCTGGCTGCCCATGTCGGTGACTTTAGCTTCTAGCCCCTGCAGAGGTCTGCTTGATACCAGGGACCCTGAGCACCCCCCCCCATAAACCCCATCATTTCACAGACTCCCTGGCTCGGCCTGGAGCAGGTAGATGAAGATGCTTTTATCAGCAGGACGTCCCCAGTGTCCAGAGGTTCCCCCTGGGAGCTGAGCCAGGGCCTGGCCTCCCTTGGGCATGCAGGGTGTGGGCAACCTGAGTCTGCTGAGCTAACTCTTTACTGCACGGCGACCGTGACCCACCACGTGGGCAGTGAGCCCAAATGAGCCCAAGCTGAGgaggcagaaagggaaaaaacccaCCAGACGCACGGCAGGTGTGAGGGCAAGGCTGCGCTGCTGAAACCTCCTTCTCTCGGGTGACAGGACAGAGGCATACCCAGGCTCCCACGCAGCCCACCTCTCAGCAGAGGAGTCGGCCCCATGTCTCGGGGACCAGCTAAGAGGCCAGGATTGACTGCTGGAGGAGCTTCTGCCCCGTCACCTGAAGGTTCTTCCCTCAACTTCCCATGCCACGAGCACCCTTCACGGTGGTCCCTGCCCCAAACCCCCAGGACCCCTGAGGAGAACGACAGGGACCGCTTCAGTCCCAGAATGTGCAGTGACCGTCTGTAAGGGCAAAGGGTGATGCTCAAACGCCCCAGAACGAAGCCTGGAAGCTCAATTCCAGACAACACAGGAGGGAGGCTTCAGGAAACGGGGGCCTTCTTGCTGCCCCCCCATCAAGCAGAACAACAGAGCATCACCCCAGTAGAACCCCTCCCTGCAGCGAGAGCAGAGGGAATGTGGCTCTGTTCCCACAGAGCTGCCCCAGCCCTCAGCTGCCCCATATTGGTCAACCCCATGAAGGTGCAACCTTTTGACTCTTTGCAGACACATTTGGAAGATTCACTTCTAAAGGTTTGCATGAACATGGCAGCTCTCCAGGCTGGTCCCTGGGGATAGCCATGGGAGAGGTGGTGTCAGAAAAGTCCTGCAAAGCAGCCTCACCTGGGACCCCAACAGCAGCAAGAGAGATTTCAGTTAGACCTAAGGAAGACTGCCCAAGTGGGACCCGAGGTTGACACCTGGTTACAGACAAGTTTCAGGACCTGCCCCTCCTTCCCTGTGTGAAGCAATAGGCACATGCACCATGGCTCCATAAAGCAGAGGGGGGGCCAGGTAGCACCGTCTCAGCGGCCACTGCCGTCTAAGACCTAGATAAGATGTATGTCTCGCCGATTACCCacccggcttcccaggtggtgcagtggtgaagaacccgcctgccagtgcaggagacacgggttcgatccctgggtggggaagatcccccggaggaggaaatggctacccactccagtcttcttgcctggaaaattccatggacagaggagcctggtgggctacagcccacggggtcacaaagagtaggacacgactgagcacacacgcctcTTAGTAGCTGAACCTCTAGACCTCAGGGTTTGTTACtagaatatggaaaaatattaGCACTGGCCCAGGGGCAGAAAGAAGCAggtttttaaagcatatttatttatttggttcttAGTTgcgctgtgcagggtcttagctccctgatgaGGGGCTGAACCTGGCGCCCTGCACTGGGAACagggagccttaaccactggaccaccaggaaagtcctgaaaTGAGAGGATTTAAATCAGTGGTTCCTTTAGGAGAACCTGGTGGCACGTCATTGAAAGTCCTTGATTTCTTCAGGCCCTAACTTGGGAACcaggaatgaaattagaagatttTCTTTCCCCTACTTTGTACCCAAAGAACTCCTCTTTACCCTTCCATGCCCAGCCCCAatgcctcctcctcctgggaGTCCTCCAAGCCCCTCCCCATTGGCTGTTCCTCCCTCTGAATCCCAAGGTCCCGCGACCCTGTCCTGGAACAGATCAGCCCACACTGGCTGTCTGCATGCAGCCCCAAGAGCATGTTCTGGACTTCCACTCCCAGCATGCCAGCCCTGGCTGCCTGTGACTTTTGAGAGCTTGAAGTCTGACTTATACAAGTGGGGAAGTGCTGAAAGTGTAAAATACCTACCAAGTCTCAGGCTTGGTACCCCAAATGAGTGTACGAtagctcattaataatttttagatGGCTctcatgttgaaatgataacgGGTTGacatattgggttaaataaaatatattaataaaattcacATAGTTCTTAATGTAGCTACTAGAAAATTTCCAGCCACGTGTTACATTCTGTGGGGCAGATGCCAGCCCAGGGCAGCGATTTCTGAGCAAATGAACAGATGGATGGGTACTCAGGGCCGTCCTGACCGTCGTTGCCTTTGACCTGGAGCCTCAGGCTCCTCCAGCATGACCCATGACCATCCTGTTGAAATTCAGATGCCATGAAAAGGTTACTGAATCAAGCTCCCCTCTCTGGAGTCTGCACCCAACCCCGTGTCACGTGATCGGCCCCACTGGGCGCCTGGCCCTGTGCTGGGGTCCCGGGGCACCCCAGGCAGAAGAGGGGGAGCTCCAGGGAGCAAGGCCCATCTGAGGTCTGCAAGCTTGCCCTCCGCCATTCTTGCAGGCAGAGCGGCGGGCGGTGCAGGCACAGGAAAGGCTGGGTGCCCGCCTCCCGCTCGGGGTCAGCGTAGGCCAGGCCAAGCTGGGCAAGGAAGCGGGAGGCCGGGCTGTCCCTCCCCGACTTCTCACCGAGATCTGCCCTGCCCGCGCCATCCAGAGAGGCTCCCCACCCGCCCCTCACCTTGATTCCTCAGAGCCAGCTGAGCCCGATGGCCCTGCCCGCCACCCCCGGGAGCAGATGCTCGACCCCGTCTATGGCTCCTGCGTGTCCGTGGCCTCCCTTCTCCCCCGACTCACTCTGAACTGGGAAGGTGCCCACCTGAGCCTTTCTACAGGCCCCGGGACGAGCCTGGGGTGTCACGTCGGGGTCCAAGGTGGTCACAGTTCATCATCACTTCCCACTGCAGTGTCTGGCCACAGAGGGGGCTCCCACTGGACAAGGTCCGTAAGCAGCTGGGGTCCCAAACTCCCGTGGGTGGTCCCCGCACTCTGTGCCCCCCCCCCACTCCTCGGCCGCCGGcggcccctccccaaccccctccccacaaCGGGGTGTGAGGGGATCGCTGCCTTTGGACCCGGCTCTGAAAGTTCCCTCTTTCAGAGGAACAGGAGGTGGGGAAGGCAAGCATTTGGGGGAAAGGAGGGCCCCTCGGCCAAGAAGAAATCAGAGATGCTGTTACGGGCCCCGGCTGCGCCCAGCACAGTCCATTCGGGCAGCTCCGCGGGCCCAGGCACCGGGACAGAGACCCGGCGGCAGCCCCTGTCCGTCTCAGAGCAGCGCGCGGCTGGGTGGGCGCCGGAAGAGGGAGGGCCGGAGACGGTTGCCAGGGAGACGGCAGGGCTTAGCCAATCAGCCCCGGCCATCAGGCTGGGCGGTGGAGGGCGCTCGATGGGGCGATGCTGCCCTCTGGTGGTGGACGGGGGAGCTGGTGGCCCGGCCCGTCTCTGCCATCAGGCGGCTGGAGGCACCGCTGATGTTTCCCCTTCATTCCAGGCACCCGGGTAGGCATGCGCTTCTCTGGGGCAGGGGGCGAATGCCTCCAGTTGTGGCGAGTTTCACAACCATCCTGTACTTCAAGGAGGTTACCTTTTGTTGGAGTCAGCCTCACCTGCTGCcccacaagccaaggaaagctATTGGCAGGTAATAGATCATGAAATGCATCTTTCCTTGATTCTGACTTAATTCAAAGTCATAATCCACAAAGTTCTATGCACAAAGAAAGGCTTTATTGAACTTGATCAATCAGTAAGTCACTTTGGTTGGATAAACGCTGAAGTTGCAGAATTGAGgaagtttccaaaatcactgcagacggtgactgcagccatggaattaaaagacgcttgctccttggaaggaaagttatgaccaacctagacagcatattaaaaagcagagacatcattttgccaacaaagatccacatagtcaaagctgtggtttttccagtggtcatgtgtggatgtgagagctggactataaataaggctgagcaccaaagaattgatgctttcaaactgtgatgctggcgAAGACTCaagagagtcccttgaactccaaggagagcaaaccagtcaatcctaaagaaaattaactctgaatattcattgaaaggactgatgctgaagctgaagctccaatactttggccacctgatgcaaataactgactcattggaaaagaccctgatgctgggaaagactgaaggcagcagaagtgggtgacagaggatgagatggttggatggcatcaccaactcaatggacacgagtgtgagcaagctccaggagaaagggaaagacagggaagcctggtgtgctgcagtccacagggttgcaaagagtaggtcacaacttagccactgaacaaccaccacctgGAATAATTAGAGAGCGCCACCCACTGTTGACCCGGAGAATTGCAACCCAGCTTTACAAGCTGTTGTGACTTCAAACAGAAGGGCCAGGTGTTTGGCAGGGAGTAAGAGAGGGTGTCCAGGAACTGGTGGGATTTCTAGAGCCCTAAGAGGTCCTGGTGGGTCCAAAGAAACCACCAAAGTCTCAGGGAGCGCAGGTGAGGCCAGCCAGCCCCACTCACACTCACAGTCACGCCACTGACCCACCGATGCAGCTACACAGAGGCGGTTCTATCAGGCTGATGCCTGCACGGGCTCCAGGCTCCTAAAGCCGCGGCAGAACCAACCCTCACCTCTGGATCCTTCTCAACACACGCCCCAGGCAGCGTCCGCTATTCTTTGGAGTGGATACACAGCTGGTCCTGGAGATGAACAGTCAGAACAGACCCTCAATCAACACTCTATTTGCTCtgaactcattttcattttttttcatgggattttttgtaaatttctttttcttttaatcaaagtGCCACTTATTTCTTGTACCCAAAGGTCACTGAGTTTGTGCTCACTGGCAAAGCCCTAGACCTTTTCCTTCAACCTGTCCTACCCAAGGCCCTCTAAGACCTCAGGCTCCTCCAGAAACCCTGATATCCTGGACTTCTAGACCTTGGACGGCCACCTGCAGCCCAGGAGGGCCCCACCTTCCATGCACCCTGGGACATTCTGCTCCAGGGGCGGGGGCAGAGGGAGCTGACGTGTGACTCCAGGACCCAGATTTGTGTTCCCAGGGGCGGGCGGGGGGAAATAAGGCCCCAGACTGAGTTCTGGGGCTACACCAGCCAGTCTCCTGACCCCAGCCCCACGCTGAGACCCTGATAGAGGCTCTGAAGACCCCACTATGGGTTCCATAAGGATGGCCCAAGCTCCCCTCTCACACCCAGCCCCATCCAGCCCCAGACATATCAGGAAACCTTGCCTCTCTATTGGGAAAGTCCCTGGTCCTGAGACCTCCAGCCTGGGTCCTGCTGACCTAGAACTTGCCGGGGAGGGGTGGGAGTGATCTAATGGAAGCCCGGCATTCAGCCCACAGGGGGCAATGCATGGTGGGGCCCGGGGTGCCAAGCTGAGCCCCCTGCCATCCCCCACGTGTTCTCAAGCACCAGGCCCGGAAGCCAGGCCACCGGCTGCCTGCGGGCACCGGCCACGAGACGAGACTGGTCTCCCCGCAGCCCAGCCCTCACCCAAGTACCCAGGCTGCTGCTCTGTCAGCTGGGTTTGGAGCCTTTCTAATCAAAATACAAAGCTGAGCTACCAGACAAAAACCTGCCCATGAGACTCTGTAATTGGGGTTAGGCCTGTCCTCGGGGGGCTCTCATTCCTGGGGAAGGGGCTCAGGCAATACAACAGGGGCCCTAGAGAGACCTcggcggggcgggcggggagagaggtgggagagaCGGTCAGCCGCAGGCCAGCCCTTCAGCGCCCATCCCCGACCCACGGTGCCCCCGTCACgctctcctcccctctgtctgcctccctccctccctccatcgcTCCTGAAAACGGGATATTAAAGACAGGCTGCATATGGAATCTCTTTAGGAAAGAACGTCCTTATTCACCACAGCTGGGCCAGCTCACAAGAGGCCTTCAGTAAACACACTGGTTTCCGAAAGTCAGTGTTCAGGCCACAGcttgtgacatttttttttacatgtccATGCTGCTTTAATTTTCTCCATAAACTCTTTTATTTTAGAATCGTATTAGATTTGCCAGATTTGCAAAGATAGCACAGGGAGTTCCCACAGACCCCTCACCCAGCTCCTCCCAACGCTAACATCTTACATTCATCTGGTTCGTGTGTCGTGACTAAGGAACCAGGATCAAAACGTCATTATTAAAGGCAGCAGTTCAGAGGGACAGCAGGTTCGGCTCCAGGCCACTGCTACGCGTCACAGGAAAGCCAGTCACAGGAGAGTTTTGGTTCCCAGGGCGCGAGCGGTTCTGTTTACACTGCACTGTAGTCTACTGGGGCATCCCTGGTGAATGCCATAGCGTTATGTCTAAGGAAACAATGTACAAATCTCAatttaaaatatgtcactgctaAAACGTGCTAACTGCATCGGAGCCATTGGTAAGATGCAATCTCTTTGCTGCTAGAGGGTCTGGCCTGGATGCTGACGGCTGCTGAGGGGTCAGGGTGGTGGCCGTGACCGTTTCCTACAAGAAGCCAACAATGCAGCTGGTCGCGTCTGCTGACTCTCACTTTCATGAACGATT belongs to Cervus elaphus chromosome 11, mCerEla1.1, whole genome shotgun sequence and includes:
- the LOC122703340 gene encoding synapsin-1-like isoform X3, whose product is MGGLLRALEVTGGVAGSHTQAAPPGKQVPSRGPQAWHQLPLANTSSTCGEPCASQALGWGPVPGSPKRQDFCLWNGGRLKVRLWGPRAEPSRVQRSKKLRRASWRRGLHSHQARSPSAGWRPATPDGPAPPTELQTAASRCLRPGTASLHHPGAPPGPRRGPSVGAWFSGSQGACVSRGGTRPSRDLRGGFLINHLASCVAQGQASPGAHPGREAPHHQCRGEVSGCPLPRSGASVNTPASATSAAPPPRGQSASCTSVPPPASRKELTQQSCLSPCSQSLTFVVSSPRPAPGPRMHRAAPSGG
- the LOC122703340 gene encoding synapsin-1-like isoform X1, which produces MGGLLRALEVTGGVAGSHTQAAPPGKQVPSRGPQAWHQLPLANTSSTCGEPCASQALGWGPVPGSPKRQDFCLWNGGRLKVRLWGPRAEPSRVQRSKKLRRASWRRGYGREWPQSAPCGSPQPKWLRPLGDNAVGVYPRLHSHQARSPSAGWRPATPDGPAPPTELQTAASRCLRPGTASLHHPGAPPGPRRGPSVGAWFSGSQGACVSRGGTRPSRDLRGGFLINHLASCVAQGQASPGAHPGREAPHHQCRGEVSGCPLPRSGASVNTPASATSAAPPPRGQSASCTSVPPPASRKELTQQSCLSPCSQSLTFVVSSPRPAPGPRMHRAAPSGG
- the LOC122703340 gene encoding uncharacterized protein LOC122703340 isoform X2; its protein translation is MGGLLRALEVTGGVAGSHTQAAPPGKQVPSRGPQAWHQLPLANTSSTCGEPCASQALGWGPVPGSPKRQDFCLWNGGRLKVRLWGPRAEPSRVQRSKKLRRASWRRGYGREWPQSAPCGSPQPKWLRPLGDNAVGVYPRLHSHQARSPSAGWRPATPDGPAPPTELQTAASRCLRPGTASLHHPGAPPGPRRGPSVGASQPWCPPRQRGASPPVPWRGFGVPAPKIRSFSKYSSVCHFSCAPTQRTVRFLYLCTPASFPQRANAAIVSVTLQPVLDVRCLVPPPRPRTEDAQGSSFWGLTRHQGPPD